A section of the Streptomyces sp. NBC_00178 genome encodes:
- a CDS encoding hydroxymethylglutaryl-CoA lyase — protein sequence MTDMVTICECFARDGLQHEPTFVPTADKIALLDSFADAGFRRIEATSYSHPKWVPAFADAREVLEGVSRRPGVAFKATCPNPRAVERALADLDRGAGAEELSLLVSASESHTRKNLRSTRAQQWERVEEMTALAGGRFRLVGVVSVAFGCPFEGRVDPGRVAEDVARFVELGADAVTLGDTTGVATPRSVASLFDRLDRAHPGFALIAHFHNTRGTAVANAVAALEAGCRHFDSALGGVGGHPSKIGYGAGLTGNVCTEDLVSLFESMGVDTGIDPDALATASRACEAALGRPLHSMVARAGFRPAAA from the coding sequence ATGACCGACATGGTCACCATCTGCGAGTGTTTCGCCCGGGACGGGCTTCAGCACGAACCCACGTTCGTGCCGACCGCGGACAAGATCGCCCTGCTGGACAGCTTCGCCGACGCCGGCTTCCGCCGCATCGAGGCGACCAGTTACAGCCATCCGAAGTGGGTGCCCGCCTTCGCGGACGCCCGTGAGGTCCTGGAGGGCGTGAGCCGACGCCCCGGCGTGGCGTTCAAGGCGACGTGCCCGAACCCGCGCGCCGTCGAGCGGGCGCTGGCCGATCTCGACCGCGGCGCGGGCGCCGAGGAACTGAGCCTGCTGGTCTCGGCCAGCGAGAGCCATACGCGCAAGAACCTGCGCAGCACACGCGCGCAGCAGTGGGAGCGCGTCGAGGAGATGACCGCCCTCGCGGGCGGGCGCTTCCGGCTCGTGGGCGTCGTGTCCGTCGCGTTCGGCTGTCCTTTCGAGGGGCGGGTGGATCCTGGGCGCGTGGCCGAGGACGTCGCCCGTTTCGTCGAACTCGGAGCGGACGCCGTGACCCTCGGGGACACGACGGGCGTCGCCACGCCCAGGTCGGTCGCCTCGCTCTTCGACCGCCTGGACCGCGCCCACCCCGGGTTCGCGCTCATCGCCCACTTCCACAACACACGCGGGACGGCCGTCGCCAACGCGGTCGCCGCCCTGGAGGCAGGGTGCCGGCACTTCGACAGCGCCCTGGGAGGAGTCGGCGGCCATCCGTCGAAGATCGGCTATGGAGCCGGACTCACGGGGAACGTGTGCACGGAGGACCTGGTGTCCCTGTTCGAGAGCATGGGCGTGGACACCGGTATCGACCCGGACGCACTCGCGACCGCGTCCCGGGCCTGCGAGGCGGCGTTGGGCCGCCCCCTGCACAGCATGGTGGCCCGTGCCGGATTCCGTCCCGCAGCCGCCTGA
- a CDS encoding enoyl-CoA hydratase/isomerase family protein, whose amino-acid sequence MTVTTSGQQADAAATASGTLLAEDRGAVRVLTLNRPDKLNALDTALTRALSAALTAAEDDERVRAVVLTGAGRAFCAGADLSEFSTLTPDRPEAVLERAELTARLQTQMQRMGTPVVAAVRGAAVGGGAGLAIGADMTVVATDLKFGYPELRHSIVPALVMTGLQRHLNRKLAFELISTGRLLTAAEALEHGLANRVVEPDLVVESALETAQRWAAVEPRALRAAKDLFYRVADLPTEAAMRAGQDVNALMRGFRK is encoded by the coding sequence GTGACCGTCACGACCAGCGGGCAGCAGGCCGACGCGGCTGCGACCGCCTCCGGCACACTGCTCGCCGAGGACCGCGGAGCCGTCCGCGTCCTCACCCTCAACCGCCCCGACAAGCTCAACGCCCTGGACACCGCGCTCACCCGCGCCCTGAGCGCCGCGCTCACCGCGGCGGAGGACGACGAGCGGGTCCGCGCGGTCGTCCTCACCGGCGCGGGCCGCGCCTTCTGCGCGGGCGCCGACCTGTCGGAGTTCTCCACCCTCACACCGGACCGGCCGGAAGCCGTCCTGGAGCGGGCGGAACTGACCGCACGCCTGCAGACGCAGATGCAGCGGATGGGCACGCCGGTCGTCGCCGCCGTGCGTGGTGCGGCCGTGGGCGGCGGGGCCGGACTGGCGATCGGCGCCGACATGACGGTCGTGGCGACGGATCTGAAGTTCGGCTATCCCGAGCTGCGGCACTCCATCGTCCCGGCCCTCGTCATGACGGGCCTCCAGCGGCACCTGAACCGCAAGCTGGCCTTCGAACTGATCAGCACGGGCAGGCTGCTGACCGCCGCCGAGGCCCTGGAGCACGGGCTTGCCAACCGCGTCGTGGAACCGGACCTGGTGGTCGAATCCGCCCTGGAGACGGCGCAGCGGTGGGCGGCGGTCGAACCGCGCGCGCTCCGGGCGGCGAAGGACCTGTTCTACCGTGTCGCGGACCTGCCCACCGAGGCCGCGATGCGGGCGGGCCAGGACGTCAACGCACTGATGCGGGGGTTCCGCAAGTGA
- a CDS encoding CaiB/BaiF CoA transferase family protein, whose product MTDSTASGPLDGITVLDFSRVLAAPMATQILAEQGATVIKVERPGGGDETRGFEPRLPHGESAYFFAFNRGKHSVTLDLKDPRGRDVARRLAARADIVVENFLPGAMDRLGLGYDDLSTGNPGLVYISATGFGQSGPDRLRKGYDTVFQALSGVMDMTGEPEGPPSKTGIPVADMTSGLWIAIAALTGLAGRGVTGRGRHFDVSMMDVQLSLHALNAARLFALDEDPVRTGTQHPGRVPSAAFRAADGGWLHISGSDQHWAPLCSVLGLAELGADPALRSNAGRVAQRDRVMTALRAAVGGRDRERLLKELRAADVPAGEVRDVREALAAPQARARGVVTDFEHPTEGTFKALRTPLRETGGEPLPAGTPPLLGADTEAVLARFAGLDDHEIDGLRAAGVI is encoded by the coding sequence GTGACGGACAGCACCGCGTCGGGGCCTCTCGACGGCATCACCGTCCTCGACTTCTCCCGGGTGCTCGCCGCCCCGATGGCCACCCAGATCCTCGCCGAGCAGGGAGCCACCGTCATCAAGGTCGAACGACCGGGCGGCGGCGACGAGACGCGGGGTTTCGAGCCCCGTCTCCCCCACGGTGAGAGCGCCTACTTCTTCGCCTTCAACCGCGGGAAGCACTCGGTCACCCTGGACCTCAAGGACCCCCGCGGCAGGGACGTCGCCCGCCGGCTCGCCGCCAGGGCCGACATCGTCGTGGAGAACTTCCTCCCCGGCGCCATGGACCGTCTGGGTCTGGGCTACGACGATCTCAGCACCGGGAACCCGGGGCTCGTGTACATCTCGGCCACCGGTTTCGGGCAGAGCGGACCCGACCGCCTGCGCAAGGGCTACGACACCGTCTTCCAGGCCCTCTCCGGTGTGATGGACATGACCGGCGAACCCGAAGGGCCGCCCAGCAAGACCGGCATACCGGTGGCGGACATGACGTCCGGCCTCTGGATCGCGATAGCCGCCCTCACCGGGCTGGCCGGTCGCGGTGTCACCGGTCGCGGACGACACTTCGACGTCTCCATGATGGATGTCCAGCTCAGTCTGCACGCCCTCAACGCGGCCCGGCTGTTCGCGCTGGACGAGGACCCGGTGCGCACGGGCACCCAGCACCCGGGGCGTGTCCCGTCCGCCGCGTTCCGGGCGGCGGACGGCGGCTGGCTGCACATCAGCGGGAGCGACCAGCACTGGGCGCCCCTGTGCTCCGTACTCGGCCTCGCCGAACTCGGCGCCGATCCGGCGCTGCGGTCCAACGCGGGGCGGGTGGCCCAGCGGGACCGGGTCATGACCGCCCTGCGCGCGGCGGTCGGCGGCCGGGACCGCGAGCGGCTCCTGAAGGAACTGCGGGCGGCGGACGTCCCGGCCGGTGAGGTCCGGGACGTCCGCGAGGCCCTGGCCGCCCCGCAGGCACGGGCGCGGGGCGTGGTCACCGACTTCGAGCACCCCACCGAGGGCACCTTCAAGGCCCTGCGCACACCGCTGCGCGAGACCGGCGGCGAACCCCTGCCCGCGGGGACACCGCCACTGCTCGGCGCCGACACCGAAGCCGTGCTCGCACGGTTCGCCGGCCTGGACGACCACGAGATCGACGGCCTGCGGGCCGCGGGGGTGATCTGA
- a CDS encoding enoyl-CoA hydratase/isomerase family protein — MTTTDEPSRPTTPRVTYAVSDGIARVELARPEARNAVDLRMCRELRSAFEELDAADDVRVVLLSARGPAFCAGADLKERAGRDAAWVRRRRLASFAAYQAVQECRRPVVALVHGAVVGSGGEITLAADFALAAEGTTFRFPEPHWGTVGATQRLQRAVGRRRAKELLFTGRSMSAAEALDLGVVSRVVEAGRLAQAGEDVAAAIAGAPPLAMALTKRAIDLGGETDLDRGIRIEMSAIEQCLSDGGWRDGVDRFARRGSGGAEAGPSLIDDSAHAAFVTDAPTTTDEEHR; from the coding sequence ATGACCACGACCGACGAACCGTCCCGTCCGACGACGCCCCGCGTGACGTACGCGGTCTCCGACGGCATCGCCCGGGTCGAGCTGGCCCGGCCCGAAGCCCGTAACGCGGTCGACCTCCGCATGTGCCGCGAACTGCGGTCCGCTTTCGAGGAACTCGACGCCGCGGACGACGTACGCGTGGTGCTCCTGTCCGCCCGCGGCCCCGCCTTCTGCGCCGGAGCCGACCTCAAGGAGCGGGCCGGCCGGGACGCCGCCTGGGTCCGCCGCCGACGGCTCGCCTCCTTCGCCGCCTACCAGGCCGTCCAGGAGTGCCGCCGACCCGTCGTCGCCCTCGTGCACGGCGCGGTCGTGGGATCCGGCGGTGAGATCACGCTGGCCGCGGACTTCGCCCTCGCCGCCGAGGGAACCACCTTCCGCTTCCCCGAACCGCACTGGGGCACGGTCGGCGCCACCCAGCGCCTGCAGCGGGCCGTCGGCAGGCGCCGCGCCAAGGAACTCCTCTTCACGGGGCGGTCCATGTCCGCCGCGGAGGCCCTGGACCTGGGCGTCGTCTCCCGTGTCGTGGAGGCCGGCCGGCTGGCGCAGGCCGGGGAGGACGTCGCCGCGGCCATCGCCGGCGCGCCCCCGCTGGCCATGGCCCTGACCAAGCGGGCCATCGACCTCGGCGGCGAGACGGACCTCGACCGAGGCATCCGGATCGAGATGTCCGCCATCGAGCAGTGCCTCTCCGACGGCGGCTGGCGCGACGGCGTGGACCGCTTCGCACGCCGCGGTTCCGGCGGCGCGGAAGCCGGCCCCTCCCTGATCGACGATTCGGCGCACGCCGCGTTCGTGACCGACGCCCCCACGACGACCGACGAGGAGCACCGATGA
- a CDS encoding AMP-binding protein: MNLRQACPLTAHEALERAALLAPDVEAVVTAGERLTYAELAAEVSRIRSALAGAGIGRGDRVGLCLGNGPRWVALFVALGSVGAVTVPVNTRYTADEVEHTLVHAGVTTLFTADRVLRVDLLDILRDLGVGADGTPTGARLPGLGRVVVCGDEVPGWATSWPDFLSEGTDEVPATGTPDDILLVQYTSGTTSRPKGVLLTHRSMCADAFFSGARLGLRPGDRFHSARPFFHVAGSTLSVLAAMQHATTLVTMPKFEPAEALRLMEQEGCTHFSGNDTIALMLLNHPDRARRTLRLRGAWVAASPTVIRRVIDELGAGECVAGYGLSEASPNVAQSCWWEDDEVRASGAMLVQPGVEVRIRAADDTRDCAPGEPGAILVRGWNVMRGYLDAPEATAAVVDSDGWLDTGDVGALDVTGRLHFVGRTKDIIRVGGENVAPADLENTLHRHPDVRQAVVVGVPDERLVEVPFAFVVLTGPGTTEDELIAWARTRMAGFKVPRHLRIVDGFESIGMTASSKIQRNRLAAHARHLLAGQDHEVSA, encoded by the coding sequence ATGAACCTCAGGCAGGCCTGCCCCCTGACCGCCCATGAGGCGCTGGAGCGCGCGGCGCTGCTCGCCCCCGACGTGGAGGCGGTGGTCACGGCCGGGGAGCGTCTCACCTACGCCGAGCTCGCCGCCGAGGTCAGCCGGATCCGGTCCGCTCTGGCCGGCGCCGGCATCGGCCGGGGCGACCGCGTCGGTCTGTGCCTGGGGAACGGACCGCGCTGGGTGGCCCTGTTCGTCGCTCTGGGATCGGTCGGAGCGGTGACGGTTCCGGTCAACACCCGGTACACCGCCGACGAGGTGGAGCACACCCTCGTCCACGCCGGGGTCACCACCCTGTTCACCGCCGACCGGGTGCTGCGCGTCGACCTCCTCGACATCCTCCGTGACCTCGGCGTCGGCGCCGACGGCACCCCCACCGGGGCCCGCCTTCCCGGCCTTGGCCGGGTCGTCGTGTGCGGCGACGAGGTGCCCGGCTGGGCGACGTCCTGGCCGGATTTCCTGTCCGAGGGCACCGACGAGGTCCCCGCGACCGGCACCCCGGACGACATCCTGCTCGTCCAGTACACCTCCGGTACGACCTCCCGGCCCAAGGGCGTGCTCCTCACCCACCGGAGCATGTGCGCCGACGCGTTCTTCTCCGGCGCCCGTCTCGGCCTGCGCCCCGGGGACCGCTTCCACAGCGCCCGGCCCTTCTTCCACGTCGCCGGCAGCACCCTGTCCGTACTGGCTGCCATGCAGCACGCCACCACGCTGGTGACGATGCCGAAGTTCGAGCCGGCCGAGGCACTGCGGCTGATGGAGCAGGAGGGCTGCACCCACTTCTCCGGCAACGACACCATCGCCCTGATGCTGCTCAACCACCCCGACCGTGCGCGGCGCACACTCAGGCTCCGGGGTGCGTGGGTCGCGGCCTCCCCCACGGTGATCCGCAGGGTGATCGACGAGCTGGGAGCCGGCGAGTGCGTGGCGGGATACGGGCTGTCGGAGGCGTCCCCGAACGTCGCCCAGTCCTGCTGGTGGGAGGACGACGAGGTGAGGGCGTCCGGAGCGATGCTGGTGCAGCCCGGTGTCGAGGTCCGGATCCGCGCCGCGGACGACACCCGTGACTGCGCCCCCGGTGAGCCCGGTGCGATCCTGGTACGCGGATGGAACGTCATGCGGGGTTACCTCGACGCCCCCGAGGCGACGGCGGCCGTCGTCGACTCCGACGGCTGGCTGGACACCGGTGACGTCGGCGCACTGGACGTCACGGGGCGCCTGCACTTCGTGGGACGGACCAAGGACATCATCCGGGTGGGCGGTGAGAACGTCGCACCCGCCGATCTGGAGAACACGCTCCACCGCCACCCGGACGTCCGGCAGGCGGTCGTGGTGGGCGTTCCCGACGAGCGGCTGGTGGAGGTGCCCTTCGCGTTCGTGGTGCTCACCGGGCCGGGCACCACCGAGGACGAGCTGATCGCGTGGGCGCGTACCCGCATGGCGGGCTTCAAGGTTCCCCGTCACCTGCGCATCGTCGACGGCTTCGAGAGCATCGGCATGACCGCGAGTTCCAAGATCCAGCGCAACCGGCTGGCCGCGCACGCCCGCCATCTCCTCGCCGGGCAGGACCACGAGGTGTCCGCATGA
- a CDS encoding NAD(P)H-dependent flavin oxidoreductase, whose translation MTSIPTPVTRLLGTRLPVVQAGMSWASSSSALPVAVSRAGGLGVVAAGPMRLDDLARVLDETAAGTDRPWGVNLPLYRAGADDVIDLLLARRPPVLIASQGGPRRYLRRFQDVGTVCLHVVAGVEHARKAADAGVDGLVVVGAEAGGHPPPGMVTTQVLVRAVVSAVPDLPVIASGGVADGAGLAAMLALGAGAAQFGTRFLATDEATVHADYKAAVLAAGVEDTRTVGRGLGLVRALDNDFTARMQRLEESGAELDVRREAFVAASLKDAALHGLIGEGKVEAGQSAGLVDAVLPAAEVVERIVAEYRTALGRLPLPQVTGARHVVAG comes from the coding sequence ATGACCAGCATCCCCACTCCGGTCACCCGTCTCCTCGGCACCCGCCTGCCCGTGGTCCAGGCGGGCATGTCCTGGGCCTCGTCGAGCTCGGCCCTTCCCGTTGCCGTCAGCCGGGCCGGCGGGCTGGGGGTCGTCGCCGCGGGTCCCATGCGCCTGGACGACCTCGCCCGTGTGCTCGACGAGACGGCGGCGGGGACCGACCGGCCCTGGGGCGTGAACCTGCCGCTGTACCGGGCGGGGGCCGACGACGTCATCGACCTGCTCCTCGCGCGCCGTCCCCCGGTGCTGATCGCCTCGCAGGGCGGACCGCGCCGCTATCTGCGGCGGTTCCAGGACGTCGGCACGGTGTGCCTGCACGTCGTGGCGGGTGTCGAGCACGCCCGCAAGGCCGCCGACGCGGGGGTGGACGGCCTGGTCGTCGTCGGTGCGGAGGCCGGAGGCCATCCGCCGCCCGGGATGGTGACCACCCAGGTGCTCGTCCGGGCGGTCGTCTCGGCCGTGCCGGACCTTCCCGTGATCGCCTCGGGAGGTGTGGCGGACGGCGCGGGGCTGGCCGCGATGCTCGCCCTGGGAGCGGGGGCCGCCCAGTTCGGGACTCGGTTCCTCGCCACGGATGAGGCCACCGTGCACGCGGACTACAAGGCGGCGGTCCTCGCGGCGGGTGTGGAGGACACCCGTACCGTCGGCCGCGGCCTGGGCCTCGTACGCGCCCTGGACAACGACTTCACCGCGCGCATGCAGCGGCTTGAGGAGTCCGGCGCCGAACTGGACGTGCGGCGGGAGGCGTTCGTGGCCGCCAGCCTCAAGGACGCCGCGCTGCACGGCCTGATCGGCGAAGGGAAGGTCGAGGCGGGCCAGTCCGCAGGGCTCGTCGACGCGGTCCTCCCCGCGGCGGAGGTGGTCGAGCGCATCGTCGCCGAGTACCGGACCGCGCTCGGCCGTCTGCCGCTGCCCCAGGTCACCGGGGCGCGGCACGTCGTGGCCGGCTGA
- a CDS encoding purple acid phosphatase family protein: MDIPRFGIPEKLADRMSMAEQHEYLRTKLTRRGVLRTGVATAAVAGTGLAASGLVSPSAYAAGPDVITSHHSTTQVDGSLVAPFGRHLAYGADPKTQMAVSWQVPFAVKRPFIRIGNKPWALSRRIDAEVRHLTTPMLNGGKIAAAEQYYVHASLERLKPGTTYYYGVGHDGFDPADTRNLGTLGTFTTAPERAEAFTFTAFGDQGVSYHALGNDQLILGQNPAFHLHAGDICYADPSGSGQSTDTYDARTWDQFLAQTETVSKTVPWMVTTGNHDMEAWYSPNGYGGQNARWTLPDNGPDPVHQPGAYSFTHGNVGVIALDANDVSYEIPANFGISDGKQTRWLDRRLGELRARHDIDFVVVFFHHCAFSTTNAHASDGGVRDAWVPLFEKHQVDLVINGHNHVYERTDAILKSAVKRPVPIGERTDPTRDGIVYVTAGGAGKALYDFPAPDSYEGHVKDLESVNTYHVVKGGGKATETVEWSRVRYTGFSFLAVEVEAGRHPRMKVTALAESGERIDHFEIRRG, translated from the coding sequence ATGGACATCCCCCGTTTCGGAATCCCCGAGAAGCTCGCCGACCGCATGAGCATGGCCGAGCAGCACGAATACCTGCGTACCAAGCTGACCCGCCGCGGTGTCCTCCGCACCGGCGTGGCCACCGCGGCCGTCGCGGGCACCGGACTGGCGGCGTCGGGACTGGTCTCCCCGTCCGCGTACGCCGCCGGGCCGGACGTGATCACGTCGCACCACAGCACGACGCAGGTGGACGGTTCGCTGGTCGCCCCCTTCGGCAGGCACCTCGCGTACGGGGCGGACCCCAAGACCCAGATGGCGGTGTCCTGGCAGGTCCCCTTCGCCGTGAAGCGGCCCTTCATCCGCATCGGGAACAAGCCGTGGGCACTCAGCCGCAGGATCGACGCCGAGGTACGGCACCTGACGACACCGATGCTGAACGGCGGCAAGATCGCGGCCGCCGAGCAGTACTACGTGCACGCCTCCCTGGAGCGGCTGAAGCCCGGCACGACGTACTACTACGGCGTCGGCCACGACGGTTTCGACCCCGCCGACACCCGTAACCTCGGCACGCTCGGCACCTTCACCACCGCGCCGGAGCGCGCCGAGGCGTTCACCTTCACGGCCTTCGGCGACCAGGGCGTCAGCTACCACGCGCTCGGCAACGACCAGCTGATCCTCGGGCAGAACCCCGCCTTCCACCTGCACGCCGGTGACATCTGCTACGCCGACCCCTCCGGCTCCGGGCAGAGCACCGACACCTACGACGCCCGCACCTGGGACCAGTTCCTGGCGCAGACCGAGACGGTGTCCAAGACCGTGCCGTGGATGGTGACCACCGGCAACCACGACATGGAGGCCTGGTACTCGCCGAACGGCTACGGCGGCCAGAACGCCCGCTGGACCCTGCCGGACAACGGCCCGGACCCCGTCCACCAGCCCGGCGCCTACTCCTTCACGCACGGCAACGTCGGCGTGATCGCACTCGACGCCAACGACGTCTCGTACGAGATCCCGGCCAACTTCGGCATCAGCGACGGCAAGCAGACGCGCTGGCTGGACCGGCGTCTGGGAGAACTGCGGGCCCGCCACGACATCGACTTCGTGGTGGTCTTCTTCCACCACTGCGCGTTCTCCACGACCAACGCCCACGCCTCGGACGGCGGCGTCCGGGACGCCTGGGTGCCGCTCTTCGAGAAGCACCAGGTGGACCTGGTCATCAACGGCCACAACCACGTCTACGAGCGCACCGACGCGATCCTCAAGAGTGCGGTCAAGCGCCCGGTCCCGATCGGGGAGCGCACCGACCCGACGCGGGACGGCATCGTGTACGTCACCGCGGGCGGTGCCGGCAAGGCGCTGTACGACTTCCCGGCACCGGACAGCTACGAGGGCCATGTCAAGGACCTGGAGAGCGTGAACACCTACCACGTGGTCAAGGGCGGCGGAAAGGCCACCGAGACGGTCGAGTGGTCCCGGGTCCGCTACACCGGATTCTCCTTCCTCGCGGTGGAGGTGGAGGCCGGCCGGCATCCCCGGATGAAGGTCACCGCGCTCGCCGAGTCGGGAGAGCGCATCGACCACTTCGAGATCCGCCGGGGCTGA
- a CDS encoding PQQ-dependent sugar dehydrogenase yields MHRRFTRPLAALACTLLAAAGALTAQQRPAEAAPAAADEFQQVTLAKGVAETGEPMTLAVLPDRSVLHTSRDGTLRLTDAAGTTKVTGKLDVYSHDEEGLQGVGVDPGFTGNRFVYLYYAPKLSTPSGDAPAGGSAADFAPFDGVNRLSRFVLRTDGTLDLGSETKVIDVPASRGLCCHVGGDIDFDAQGNLYLSTGDDSNPFASDGYTPIDERADRNPAYDAQRSAGNTNDLRGKVLRIKVNAAGGYSIPSGNLFAPGTAKTRPEIYAMGFRNPFRMSVDKPTGIVYLGDYGPDAGTANAGRGPAGQVEFNRITKAGNYGWPYCTGNNNAYVDYNFATSTSGSAFSCAAPKNTSPNNTGLTDLPPAQAAWIPYDGGSVPEFGSGSESPMGGPVYRYDAASSSAVKFPQSYDGDFFAGEFGRRWIKRIEQGSDGTVQSINAFPWQGTQVMDSAFGPDGALYVLDYGTGYFNGDANSAVYRIEYVTGGRAPLAKATADRTSGTAPLAVKFSSAGSSDPDGDPLTYAWKFGDGTTSTAAQPSHTYTANGRYTAELTVSDGTGNTATASVIITVGNTAPTVTLDLPTDGSIIDPGAAVPFKVTVTDPEDGAIDCSKVKVTFIIGHDSHGHPQTSATGCSGTVQTIADGEHDPNANIFGVWDAEYTDKGANGQPALTTHDQNLSQGSQRQAEHFGESAGVQIVDKTAAHGGKAVGHIENGDWISFKPYLLADATRMTARIASGGVGGTLEVRAGTPTGTLLGSVAVPVTGGWENFQNVSVDLTNRPAGTTTLHLVFKGGSGSLFDVDDFTFTTGGTTVRTGAITGIAGKCVDVASGASADGTQIQLYGCNNTAAQTWTVAADSTLRALGKCLDISGAGTADGTKIQLYTCNNTGAQKWAPQSDGTLRNPATGKCLDAAGGASADGTKLHLWTCTAGANQKWTLP; encoded by the coding sequence GTGCACAGGAGATTCACCCGGCCTCTCGCGGCGCTCGCCTGCACCCTGCTCGCCGCCGCGGGCGCCCTCACCGCCCAGCAGAGACCCGCCGAGGCCGCACCCGCGGCGGCCGACGAGTTCCAGCAGGTCACCCTGGCCAAGGGGGTGGCCGAGACCGGTGAGCCCATGACACTCGCCGTCCTGCCCGACAGATCCGTCCTGCACACCTCGCGGGACGGCACCCTGCGGCTGACCGACGCCGCGGGCACCACCAAGGTCACCGGCAAGCTCGACGTCTACTCCCACGACGAGGAAGGCCTCCAAGGCGTCGGAGTGGACCCGGGCTTCACCGGCAACCGCTTCGTCTACCTCTACTACGCGCCGAAGCTGTCGACGCCGTCGGGGGACGCGCCCGCAGGCGGCTCCGCGGCCGACTTCGCACCGTTCGACGGCGTGAACCGCCTGTCGCGCTTCGTGCTCAGGACCGACGGCACACTGGACCTCGGTTCGGAGACGAAGGTCATCGACGTCCCGGCCAGCCGAGGGCTGTGCTGCCACGTCGGCGGTGACATCGACTTCGACGCCCAGGGCAACCTGTACCTCTCCACGGGCGACGACAGCAACCCCTTCGCGTCCGACGGCTACACCCCCATCGACGAGCGGGCGGACCGCAACCCCGCGTACGACGCCCAGCGTTCGGCGGGCAACACCAACGACCTCCGCGGCAAGGTGCTGCGCATCAAGGTCAACGCCGCGGGCGGCTACTCCATCCCGTCGGGCAACCTGTTCGCTCCGGGGACCGCGAAGACCAGGCCCGAGATCTACGCGATGGGCTTCCGCAACCCGTTCCGGATGTCGGTCGACAAGCCCACCGGCATCGTCTACCTCGGCGACTACGGCCCCGACGCCGGTACCGCGAACGCGGGCCGCGGGCCGGCCGGCCAGGTCGAGTTCAACCGGATCACCAAGGCGGGCAACTACGGCTGGCCCTACTGCACCGGCAACAACAACGCCTACGTCGACTACAACTTCGCCACCTCGACGTCGGGCTCGGCCTTCTCCTGCGCCGCCCCGAAGAACACCTCGCCGAACAACACCGGCCTGACCGACCTCCCGCCGGCCCAGGCCGCCTGGATCCCCTACGACGGCGGCTCGGTACCCGAGTTCGGCAGCGGCTCGGAATCGCCCATGGGCGGCCCCGTCTACCGCTACGACGCGGCGTCCTCCTCGGCGGTCAAGTTCCCCCAGAGCTACGACGGCGACTTCTTCGCCGGTGAGTTCGGCCGCAGGTGGATCAAGCGGATCGAGCAGGGCTCCGACGGAACCGTCCAGTCGATCAACGCCTTCCCCTGGCAGGGCACCCAGGTCATGGACTCGGCCTTCGGGCCGGACGGCGCCCTCTACGTGCTCGACTACGGCACCGGCTACTTCAACGGGGACGCGAACAGCGCGGTCTACCGCATCGAGTACGTCACCGGAGGGCGCGCCCCGCTCGCCAAGGCCACCGCCGACCGCACCTCCGGCACCGCCCCGCTCGCCGTGAAGTTCTCCTCCGCCGGCAGCTCCGACCCGGACGGGGACCCGCTCACCTACGCATGGAAGTTCGGCGACGGCACGACCTCGACCGCCGCCCAGCCCTCGCACACCTACACGGCGAACGGCCGGTACACGGCCGAGCTGACGGTGTCCGACGGGACGGGCAACACGGCGACCGCCTCGGTGATCATCACCGTCGGCAACACCGCGCCCACGGTCACCCTCGACCTGCCCACCGACGGTTCCATCATCGACCCCGGCGCCGCCGTCCCGTTCAAGGTCACCGTCACCGATCCCGAGGACGGTGCGATCGACTGCTCCAAGGTCAAGGTCACCTTCATCATCGGCCACGACAGCCACGGACACCCGCAGACCTCCGCGACCGGGTGCTCGGGCACGGTGCAGACCATCGCCGACGGTGAACACGACCCCAACGCCAACATCTTCGGCGTCTGGGACGCCGAGTACACCGACAAGGGCGCGAACGGCCAGCCCGCCCTCACCACGCACGACCAGAACCTCAGCCAGGGCAGTCAGCGCCAGGCCGAGCACTTCGGGGAGTCCGCCGGCGTCCAGATCGTCGACAAGACGGCGGCGCACGGGGGCAAGGCGGTCGGCCACATCGAGAACGGCGACTGGATCTCCTTCAAGCCGTACCTCCTGGCCGACGCCACACGGATGACGGCCCGCATCGCCTCGGGCGGCGTGGGCGGGACACTGGAGGTCCGGGCGGGCACACCCACCGGAACCCTCCTCGGATCGGTGGCGGTACCGGTCACCGGAGGCTGGGAGAACTTCCAGAACGTGTCCGTGGACCTCACCAACCGCCCCGCCGGCACCACCACCCTCCACCTCGTCTTCAAGGGAGGGAGCGGATCCCTCTTCGACGTCGACGACTTCACCTTCACGACCGGTGGAACGACCGTGCGGACGGGGGCGATCACCGGAATCGCCGGCAAGTGCGTCGACGTCGCTTCGGGGGCCAGTGCCGACGGCACGCAGATACAGCTGTACGGCTGCAACAACACCGCCGCGCAGACGTGGACCGTGGCCGCCGACAGCACGCTGCGCGCGCTCGGCAAGTGCCTGGACATCAGCGGCGCCGGCACGGCCGACGGCACGAAGATCCAGCTGTACACGTGCAACAACACCGGAGCCCAGAAATGGGCACCGCAGTCCGACGGCACCCTGAGGAACCCCGCGACGGGCAAGTGCCTGGACGCGGCGGGGGGAGCATCCGCGGACGGCACGAAGCTCCACCTGTGGACCTGCACCGCCGGCGCCAACCAGAAGTGGACCCTGCCATGA